From Variovorax sp. PMC12, the proteins below share one genomic window:
- a CDS encoding LysR substrate-binding domain-containing protein → MRRKIPPLQTLVCFDAAARHESYTRAAQELALTQSAVSRQIGTLEAFLGVALFRRTRHGVALTASGAAYARQTAKRLEAMERDTLDAMAHQGEGGSLSLAAVPTFATRWLMPRLKGFAALQPDVVVHIETRTRPFLFADAEFDAALYAGTPAQVENWAGTHALLLMHEDVVPVCSPALLPRGKAVTPAAIAKMPLLQQSTRPDGWRQWFDAQQIDAPNARGGPRYELFSILAAAASHGLGVALMPTMLVADELARGELVVACARPLSGERNYYLVTPERADQRPLLKFFSDWLLGQARQG, encoded by the coding sequence ATGCGCCGCAAGATCCCGCCCCTGCAGACCCTGGTGTGCTTCGACGCCGCCGCGCGCCACGAGAGCTACACGCGCGCCGCGCAGGAGCTGGCCCTCACGCAGAGCGCGGTGTCGCGCCAGATCGGCACGCTCGAAGCCTTCCTGGGCGTGGCGCTGTTCCGCCGCACACGGCACGGCGTGGCGCTCACCGCCAGCGGCGCGGCCTATGCGCGGCAGACGGCCAAGCGCCTCGAGGCCATGGAGCGCGACACGCTCGACGCGATGGCCCACCAGGGCGAAGGCGGCTCGCTCTCGCTGGCGGCCGTGCCCACCTTCGCCACCCGCTGGCTCATGCCGCGCCTGAAAGGTTTCGCGGCGCTGCAGCCCGACGTGGTGGTGCACATCGAGACACGCACCCGTCCCTTCCTGTTCGCGGATGCCGAGTTCGACGCCGCGCTCTACGCTGGCACGCCCGCGCAGGTCGAGAACTGGGCCGGCACGCATGCGCTGCTGCTGATGCACGAAGACGTGGTGCCGGTGTGCAGCCCCGCCCTGCTGCCGCGCGGCAAGGCCGTGACGCCGGCTGCCATCGCGAAGATGCCGCTGCTGCAGCAGAGCACCCGGCCCGACGGCTGGCGCCAGTGGTTCGACGCGCAGCAGATCGACGCACCCAACGCGCGCGGCGGACCGCGCTACGAGCTGTTCTCCATCCTCGCGGCCGCAGCGTCCCATGGCCTCGGCGTGGCGCTGATGCCGACGATGCTGGTGGCCGACGAACTGGCGCGCGGCGAGCTTGTCGTCGCATGCGCGCGGCCCCTGTCGGGCGAGCGCAACTACTACCTCGTCACGCCCGAGCGCGCCGACCAGCGGCCGCTCTTGAAGTTCTTCAGCGACTGGCTGCTCGGGCAGGCGCGGCAAGGGTGA
- a CDS encoding acyl-CoA dehydrogenase yields MAAKAQFHWDDPLLLDQQLTDEERMIRDAANAYCQERLAPRVTEGFRTGETDPAIFREMGALGLLGPTIPEQYGGPGLNYVAYGLIAREVERVDSGYRSMASVQSSLVMVPIFEFGTEAQKQKFLPKLATGEWIGCFGLTEPDHGSDPGSMATRAKKVPGGYSLSGSKMWISNSPIADVFVVWAKEVSESGTVGPIRGFVLEKGMKGLSAPAIHGKVGLRASITGEIVMDGVFCPEENAFPEVQGLKGPFTCLNSARYGISWGALGAAEDCWHRARQYTLDRKQFGRPLAANQLIQKKLADMQTEITLGLQGSLRLGRMKDEGIAAVEITSIMKRNNCGKSLDIARMARDMMGGNGISDEFGVARHLVNLEVVNTYEGTHDIHALILGRAITGIAAFAN; encoded by the coding sequence ATGGCCGCCAAAGCGCAATTCCACTGGGATGACCCCCTTCTTCTCGACCAGCAACTGACCGACGAAGAACGCATGATCCGCGACGCGGCCAACGCCTACTGCCAGGAGCGCCTGGCGCCCCGCGTCACTGAAGGCTTCCGCACCGGCGAGACCGACCCGGCCATCTTCCGCGAGATGGGCGCGCTCGGCCTGCTCGGCCCGACCATCCCCGAGCAATACGGCGGCCCCGGCCTCAACTACGTGGCCTACGGCCTGATCGCCCGCGAAGTCGAGCGCGTCGATTCGGGCTACCGCTCGATGGCCAGCGTGCAGAGCTCGCTGGTGATGGTGCCGATCTTCGAATTCGGCACCGAAGCGCAGAAGCAGAAGTTCCTGCCCAAGCTCGCCACCGGCGAATGGATCGGCTGCTTCGGCCTGACCGAGCCCGACCACGGCTCCGACCCCGGCAGCATGGCCACGCGCGCCAAGAAGGTGCCGGGCGGCTACTCGCTCAGCGGCTCGAAGATGTGGATCAGCAACTCGCCCATCGCCGACGTGTTCGTGGTGTGGGCCAAGGAAGTCAGCGAAAGCGGCACGGTCGGCCCCATCCGCGGCTTCGTGCTCGAGAAGGGCATGAAGGGCCTGAGCGCCCCCGCCATCCACGGCAAGGTCGGCCTGCGCGCCAGCATCACCGGCGAGATCGTGATGGACGGCGTGTTCTGCCCCGAAGAGAACGCCTTCCCCGAAGTGCAGGGCCTCAAGGGCCCCTTCACCTGCCTGAACAGCGCCCGCTACGGCATCTCGTGGGGTGCCCTGGGCGCCGCCGAAGACTGCTGGCACCGCGCCCGCCAGTACACGCTGGACCGCAAGCAGTTCGGCCGCCCGCTGGCCGCCAACCAGCTCATCCAGAAGAAGCTGGCCGACATGCAGACCGAGATCACGCTGGGCCTGCAAGGCAGCCTGCGCCTGGGCCGCATGAAGGACGAGGGCATTGCCGCCGTCGAAATCACCTCGATCATGAAGCGCAACAACTGCGGCAAGTCGCTGGACATCGCCCGCATGGCGCGCGACATGATGGGCGGCAACGGCATCAGCGACGAATTCGGCGTGGCACGCCACCTGGTGAACCTGGAAGTGGTCAACACCTACGAAGGCACGCACGACATCCACGCGCTGATCCTGGGCCGCGCCATCACCGGCATCGCGGCGTTCGCGAACTGA
- a CDS encoding zeta toxin family protein, whose protein sequence is MSRRPPGLEKLLEQTQGPRPVAFVLAGHNGSGKSTLWYSRLAASLRMPLINADRMMMSILPDADPRTGHIPPWAQQLRDDDLKWQILSQEGVRAFKSLVMDQRMPFAFETVFSHWKPLPGGGHESKADDIRAMQQAGYFVVLLFVGLVSVDMSVFRVSTRKQQGGHDVDRRKLIERFPRTQAAVGHAAQIANMTLMFDNSRSEKDAFALVRAQAKKSVLFDARDPQFKIDPQLRAVCDPWLEKVAGPFRPRRISPPKKIAPEQVLGGNTP, encoded by the coding sequence GTGAGCCGCCGCCCACCCGGTCTCGAGAAGCTGCTCGAGCAGACGCAGGGGCCGCGCCCGGTGGCCTTCGTTCTTGCCGGCCACAACGGCTCCGGCAAGTCCACGCTGTGGTACTCGCGCCTGGCTGCGTCGCTGCGCATGCCGCTCATCAACGCCGATCGCATGATGATGTCGATCCTGCCGGACGCCGACCCCCGTACCGGGCATATCCCGCCCTGGGCCCAGCAGCTGCGCGACGACGACCTGAAGTGGCAGATCCTGTCGCAGGAAGGCGTGCGCGCCTTCAAGAGCCTGGTGATGGACCAGCGCATGCCCTTCGCGTTCGAGACGGTTTTCTCGCACTGGAAGCCGCTGCCCGGCGGCGGCCACGAATCCAAGGCGGACGACATCCGCGCGATGCAGCAGGCGGGCTATTTCGTCGTGCTGCTCTTCGTCGGCCTGGTGTCGGTCGACATGTCCGTCTTTCGCGTGAGCACCCGCAAGCAGCAGGGCGGCCACGACGTGGACCGCAGGAAGCTCATCGAGCGCTTTCCCCGCACGCAGGCGGCGGTCGGGCATGCGGCGCAGATCGCGAACATGACGCTCATGTTCGACAACAGCCGCTCCGAGAAAGACGCCTTCGCGCTGGTGCGGGCGCAGGCGAAGAAGTCGGTTCTGTTCGACGCGCGCGATCCGCAGTTCAAGATCGATCCTCAACTCCGTGCCGTGTGCGATCCGTGGCTGGAGAAGGTCGCGGGGCCGTTCAGGCCGCGGCGCATTTCGCCGCCGAAGAAGATTGCACCGGAACAAGTGCTGGGCGGGAACACCCCATGA